The following is a genomic window from Strix uralensis isolate ZFMK-TIS-50842 chromosome 3, bStrUra1, whole genome shotgun sequence.
AGGAGCTGCGGTGGGAAGAGCGGCATTGCAAGGAGCCAGCCGACGGCTTCCTCTGCGAGTACAACTACGCCGGCAGCTGCCCTCGCCTGCCTCCCGCTGAGGGGCTGTTTGTCACCTACACCACTCCTTTCGGCGCCCAGGGCGGGGACTTTCTGGCCTTGCCGCCCCACAGCACTGCCATCATCCCGGCCATGAGGCTGGAGCTACGCTGCGATGAGAAGGAAAgcggggggctgtgctggggctgcgcCACCCCGGGAGCTTGGCCCTGCCGCCTGGCCAACGGGGGCTGCGAGGGGACGTGTCATGAGGAGGGTGACAGGCCGCACTGCTCCTGCCCCGATGGCAAGGTGCTGGAAGCCGATGGCCGCAACTGCAGGTCGCCCTGCGCTGGCGCGCCCTGCAAGCATCACTGCATCGTCACTGGCACCACCTTCGTCTGCATGTGTGACTCAGGCTACCAGCTGGCCGCTGATGGCAGCAGTTGCGAGGATGACGACGACTGTGCCGTGGTGCCAAGGCTGTGCGAACAAGTCTGCGTCAACACCGAGGGCGGCTTCGAGTGCCACTGCCACCTTGGCTACAAGATGCTGGACGGGCGCTGCCAGCGCATCTCCCACTGCTACGAGGCGCCCTGCGAGCAGCAATGCGAGGACGTGCCTGACGGGTACCGCTGCAGCTGCGTTGCTGGCTACACCGTGGACCCGCAGGTGCCCACCCGCTGCATGCTGCACTGCAACCGCAGCCAGTGCCCAGCCAAGTGCGACCCTCACACCAGGTCCTGTGAGTGCCCCGACGGCTTCGTGCTGGATGAAGAAACCAACAGCGAGGAGACCTGTGTGGACATGAACGAGTGTGATATGAACTACTGCCAATACAACTGCACCAACCACCCCGGCGGCTACGAGTGCCACTGCCCTGCCGGCTACCGTCTCTTTGACAAGAATGACTGCATCAAAATCtcggaggaggacgaggagggaGCGTTCTCAGGGGATTTCAGGCCTGAACCCCAGACACCCATCCCCAGCCGGACCCCACCAAAGGCAGTGCATCTCCACCCTGGCGTGCTGGTGGGCATTGCTGTGGGCGTCCTCtctgcagccctggctctgctggcccTGGGCTACCACCTGGCAAAGAAGTGCTGCAGGCCCCCTACCACCATGGATTACAAGTGCAGCAGCCCGCACGAAAAGGAGATGGGACTTCAGCCAGTCACCTCAGGGTGTGCCGCCTCTGGCCAGAAACTATAAGGAGACCAGGCAACATGGAGAGAGGGAGGTGGATGAAACTGGGTAACATTTactgcccccctgcctgccccctcccccccccccccccccccagcaattTTTTAATGATAATTTGGAAAAAGCTGTGATCACCCACATTACCGAAAACATTCACTCCTTTCCAGCCGGCTCTTGCAATACTTGCGCCAGAGAGCGGGGAAGGTGGAAGTCACGGAGCGCTGCTCCGTTTCTGCTCCCTTCACAGGCAGCAGTGGGCGTTCGGCTTTCCTTTCCCTGAGCCAGCGGTTGGGGGGAGCTTCAAGGAAAAACCGTGCATGTGTTACAGGAGGGACATCTCTGTCTGGAACTGTTTAAATCTGTATCGACCATGGGAGGAGAGCACCCCTGCCACAGCTGGCCGTGGTGTTGTGGACCATGGAAGGTCGCCTGGCCCCAAAGCCGCCTCTCCTCAGCCGGGAAACGTGCCGCTGGGCTCGAGATGATGGTTTCCCCAGGGTGGGGAGGAGCTGGGACGCTCCTGCCTTCGTCTGGGTTCagtttagttttttttaaactgatgggTGATGGAAGAAGGAGCAAAGATCTTGTGGTCAGCATTTTGCCTcgctgctctgtcctgctctgccTCATCGGCAGAAATCCCAGtttttgttccc
Proteins encoded in this region:
- the THBD gene encoding thrombomodulin — its product is MRRVPVPPPPPPLLLLLAGLGLGLGGDPEPVAPSGTQCLEHDCFSIFWARRPFAEASAACKRGGGHLMTVRSTVAEDAIAVLLQNRSGHLWLGLHLSPPCTEPAQRLRGFQWVTGDHHTDYSNWASLGRRCGERCVTVSQELRWEERHCKEPADGFLCEYNYAGSCPRLPPAEGLFVTYTTPFGAQGGDFLALPPHSTAIIPAMRLELRCDEKESGGLCWGCATPGAWPCRLANGGCEGTCHEEGDRPHCSCPDGKVLEADGRNCRSPCAGAPCKHHCIVTGTTFVCMCDSGYQLAADGSSCEDDDDCAVVPRLCEQVCVNTEGGFECHCHLGYKMLDGRCQRISHCYEAPCEQQCEDVPDGYRCSCVAGYTVDPQVPTRCMLHCNRSQCPAKCDPHTRSCECPDGFVLDEETNSEETCVDMNECDMNYCQYNCTNHPGGYECHCPAGYRLFDKNDCIKISEEDEEGAFSGDFRPEPQTPIPSRTPPKAVHLHPGVLVGIAVGVLSAALALLALGYHLAKKCCRPPTTMDYKCSSPHEKEMGLQPVTSGCAASGQKL